The following coding sequences are from one Collimonas arenae window:
- the mnmH gene encoding tRNA 2-selenouridine(34) synthase MnmH: MKYPALLPFSEILPRLSQFDTIIDARSPSEFAEDHIPGAINCPVLDDAQRIQVGTMYKQVNAFEAKKLGAVLIARNIAHHIETLFIGKPREWEPLIYCWRGGNRSGAMAHIMAKIGWPVVQLDGGYREYRRHVNESLGELPQRFSFRVICGPTGSGKSRLLQVLELQGAQVLDLEQMAAHRGSVLGNLPSEPQPSQKTFESRIWQRLQRFDPQRPIFVESESKKVGNLRVPEMLMERMRNSPCIAVALARPERVRLLIEDYAHFVADPALLNTQLACLAYLHGREKVGQWQKMALSGHIGELVDELLLKHYDPAYAQSIKRNFDQFSSAQTLDLPDISDAAFLRAAQQLHQNI, encoded by the coding sequence ATGAAATACCCGGCATTGCTCCCTTTTTCAGAAATTCTTCCTCGGCTCTCGCAGTTCGACACCATCATCGATGCGCGCAGTCCCTCCGAATTTGCCGAAGACCACATACCTGGCGCCATCAATTGCCCGGTGCTGGATGATGCGCAACGCATTCAGGTCGGCACCATGTACAAACAGGTCAATGCGTTTGAGGCGAAAAAACTGGGAGCGGTGCTGATCGCCCGCAATATTGCGCACCATATCGAAACGCTGTTTATCGGCAAGCCGCGTGAATGGGAGCCGCTGATCTATTGTTGGCGCGGCGGCAATCGCAGCGGTGCGATGGCGCATATCATGGCCAAGATAGGTTGGCCGGTGGTACAGCTGGATGGCGGCTATCGGGAATATCGTCGTCATGTCAATGAAAGCCTGGGCGAGCTGCCGCAGCGTTTTTCCTTCAGGGTGATCTGCGGCCCGACCGGCAGCGGCAAGAGCCGATTGCTGCAGGTACTGGAACTGCAGGGCGCGCAAGTGCTTGATCTGGAGCAGATGGCGGCGCACCGCGGTTCGGTGCTGGGTAATCTGCCGAGCGAGCCGCAGCCGTCGCAGAAAACCTTTGAAAGCCGCATCTGGCAGCGCCTGCAACGCTTTGATCCACAGCGTCCGATATTTGTCGAATCGGAGAGCAAGAAGGTCGGCAATCTGCGTGTACCGGAAATGCTGATGGAGCGCATGCGCAATTCGCCGTGTATTGCAGTTGCCCTGGCGCGCCCGGAGCGGGTGCGGCTACTGATTGAGGATTATGCGCATTTCGTGGCTGACCCCGCGTTGCTGAATACCCAGTTGGCTTGCCTGGCTTATTTGCATGGCCGCGAGAAGGTCGGGCAATGGCAGAAAATGGCTTTGTCGGGACACATCGGGGAGCTGGTTGATGAGCTGTTGCTGAAGCATTATGATCCGGCCTATGCGCAGTCGATCAAGCGCAACTTCGATCAGTTTTCCAGCGCGCAGACACTCGATCTGCCCGATATTTCAGACGCGGCCTTTTTGCGGGCGGCACAGCAATTGCACCAGAACATATAA
- a CDS encoding metal-dependent hydrolase: MNTSTPLMVRKLLVDLSQGFPRHWLGGKAFRTQYFNALSMSFPVGEQEFIDAVRAAAEMLPTDADHTSLRATIQDFVGQEATHRRIHGLYNDELEKQGLVNHWQDWARNQIELGRQRGVPPLSRLAVTAAFEHCTAVLADVTLRHPEILDGADPMLATLWRWHAVEETEHKAVAFDLYRTLGGDRWTRVRWYMYAMWSFTTRATGQTVNNLWHDRVLFKPGTWLDAASFFFGRHGLFWLTVGPLFSYMKRDFHPWQHDNRELATKWLNANAGRYSIVRGPKEA; this comes from the coding sequence GTGAACACATCCACACCATTGATGGTCAGGAAATTATTGGTCGACCTATCGCAAGGCTTCCCACGCCACTGGTTGGGCGGCAAGGCGTTCCGCACGCAGTATTTCAATGCCCTGTCGATGAGCTTTCCGGTCGGAGAACAGGAATTCATCGACGCCGTGCGCGCGGCAGCGGAAATGCTACCGACTGATGCCGACCACACGTCCCTGCGCGCCACCATCCAGGATTTTGTCGGCCAGGAAGCCACCCATCGGCGTATCCACGGACTCTACAACGACGAGTTGGAAAAACAAGGCCTGGTCAATCACTGGCAAGACTGGGCGCGCAACCAGATTGAACTGGGACGCCAACGCGGTGTGCCGCCACTGAGCCGCCTGGCCGTCACCGCAGCGTTTGAGCATTGCACCGCCGTACTTGCCGACGTCACGCTGCGCCATCCCGAAATTCTGGACGGCGCTGATCCAATGCTGGCCACGCTATGGCGCTGGCACGCGGTCGAAGAAACCGAGCACAAGGCAGTCGCCTTTGATCTGTACCGCACTCTGGGCGGCGACCGCTGGACGCGCGTGCGCTGGTATATGTATGCGATGTGGAGTTTCACCACAAGGGCAACCGGACAAACCGTCAACAACCTGTGGCATGACCGGGTGCTGTTCAAACCCGGCACATGGCTCGATGCAGCCAGCTTTTTCTTTGGCCGACACGGTTTGTTCTGGCTGACGGTTGGGCCGCTTTTCAGTTACATGAAGCGCGATTTCCACCCTTGGCAGCATGACAACCGCGAACTGGCGACGAAATGGCTGAACGCCAATGCAGGTCGCTACAGCATCGTACGCGGACCGAAAGAAGCCTAA
- a CDS encoding TetR/AcrR family transcriptional regulator — translation MRKLPTQERAQRTIETIFQTTAQILESEGEAGLTTNKVAEKAGFSIGTLYQYFPSKEAILSALIARERRRVMDELSELMESAESQSDQLDPKAFLRQFIRINIEGLGSGRSVKRAMIRFAWQHDHHEEITQALRETAERIAISMQRIHHPHLRPPTPAMMFVVTRAVIGAIRSASLEKSPLLGSIEFEDELVRLAWGMLSQSSDF, via the coding sequence ATGAGAAAATTGCCGACGCAAGAGCGTGCGCAACGAACTATAGAGACCATTTTCCAGACCACTGCTCAGATTTTGGAAAGCGAAGGCGAAGCCGGTTTGACGACCAACAAGGTGGCGGAAAAGGCTGGTTTTTCGATTGGTACGCTGTACCAGTATTTTCCGAGCAAGGAAGCGATCCTGTCGGCACTGATCGCGCGTGAGCGGCGGCGCGTGATGGATGAGCTGAGTGAGTTGATGGAAAGCGCGGAAAGCCAGAGTGACCAGCTCGATCCGAAAGCCTTCCTGCGTCAATTCATTCGCATCAATATCGAAGGGCTCGGTAGTGGCAGGAGCGTCAAGCGGGCGATGATTCGCTTTGCCTGGCAGCACGACCATCACGAGGAAATTACCCAGGCGTTGCGCGAGACGGCGGAGCGGATCGCCATCAGCATGCAGAGGATTCATCATCCACATCTGCGGCCGCCGACACCGGCAATGATGTTCGTGGTGACGCGTGCCGTGATCGGCGCGATCCGCAGCGCTTCGCTGGAAAAGTCGCCGCTGCTTGGCAGCATCGAGTTCGAAGATGAGCTGGTGCGGCTGGCTTGGGGCATGCTATCGCAATCCAGCGATTTCTGA
- a CDS encoding PepSY-associated TM helix domain-containing protein, which produces MQTSLRQAPLADATTDTTSVASRNYRILWRWHFYAGLFVMPFLMVLAITGSIYVFKPQIERALYGDKLFVSASSQPRLGYDRLLAIATSTLPPDAVATSLSVSQDPSRSTEAVFRLSSGDSESVYLNPYSGQVLGTLSVEHRLMKQVRQIHRDLLLGRWGGWLMELAACWTLIMIGTGIALWWPRKQFSVWGSLLPRLNLRGRALWRELHLVAGIWVSIGALFFITSGLPWSSFWGKNFQAVVTWAGSAQPKSTASSEHKHDDHGAHAQHDAMASMTMPKKMLDLPLAEVPWAVGATTVPQSQVTPQQRLSVDRVVAIAASNGLHTYQLALPNKTSDVFTAAYAPGAGEFVRSDLERQRTLHIDQYSGKIMKDMRFADYNPVSKLVTLGVALHMGEYFGFANQLLCASVSLALLGMALSGFVMWWMRRPQRALGAPKRVLQPPPSIRRWKGYMALLGILFPLMGASMIVVWLGDTLFFRKRA; this is translated from the coding sequence ATGCAAACCTCTCTGCGGCAAGCACCGCTGGCCGACGCGACAACAGACACAACGTCGGTCGCATCACGCAATTACCGCATCCTGTGGCGCTGGCATTTCTATGCCGGCCTGTTCGTCATGCCATTCCTGATGGTGCTGGCGATCACCGGTTCGATCTATGTATTCAAGCCGCAAATCGAACGCGCACTGTACGGCGACAAGCTGTTTGTCAGCGCCAGCAGCCAGCCGAGGCTTGGTTACGACCGGCTACTGGCAATTGCCACATCCACGCTGCCGCCGGATGCGGTGGCGACTTCGCTATCGGTCAGCCAGGACCCTAGTCGCAGCACCGAAGCCGTCTTCCGCCTGTCGTCCGGCGACAGCGAGAGCGTCTATCTCAATCCATACAGCGGCCAGGTGCTGGGCACGCTCAGCGTCGAACATCGATTAATGAAACAGGTCCGGCAAATCCATCGCGATTTGCTGTTGGGACGCTGGGGCGGCTGGTTGATGGAATTGGCCGCCTGCTGGACCCTGATCATGATCGGCACCGGTATCGCGCTGTGGTGGCCGCGCAAGCAGTTTTCGGTGTGGGGCAGCTTGCTGCCGCGCTTGAATCTGCGTGGTCGCGCACTGTGGCGCGAATTGCATCTGGTGGCCGGCATCTGGGTATCGATCGGCGCGCTCTTCTTCATCACGAGCGGCCTGCCATGGTCCAGCTTCTGGGGCAAGAATTTCCAGGCGGTTGTAACCTGGGCCGGTTCTGCGCAACCGAAATCGACTGCGAGCAGCGAGCACAAGCACGATGATCATGGAGCCCACGCGCAACATGATGCGATGGCCTCCATGACGATGCCGAAGAAAATGCTGGACCTACCGCTGGCCGAGGTGCCGTGGGCGGTCGGCGCCACTACGGTGCCGCAGTCTCAAGTCACGCCACAGCAACGCTTGTCGGTCGACCGGGTAGTCGCAATTGCGGCCAGTAACGGCTTGCACACCTACCAACTAGCGTTACCCAACAAAACCTCAGACGTGTTCACCGCCGCCTATGCACCCGGCGCTGGAGAATTCGTGCGTTCCGACCTGGAGAGACAACGTACGCTGCACATCGACCAATACAGCGGCAAGATCATGAAGGATATGCGCTTTGCCGACTACAATCCGGTCTCCAAACTGGTGACGCTAGGCGTAGCGTTGCACATGGGAGAATATTTCGGCTTCGCCAACCAGTTGCTATGCGCCTCGGTTTCACTGGCGCTACTGGGCATGGCGCTCAGTGGATTTGTGATGTGGTGGATGCGCCGTCCGCAACGCGCACTCGGCGCGCCGAAACGAGTTCTGCAACCTCCACCGTCGATCAGGCGCTGGAAGGGCTACATGGCGCTGCTCGGTATCCTGTTCCCGCTGATGGGCGCGAGCATGATTGTGGTGTGGCTAGGTGATACGCTGTTTTTCAGAAAACGGGCGTAG
- the selD gene encoding selenide, water dikinase SelD: protein MEPAIKLTSFSHGGGCGCKIAPGVLAQILKNSNGFPVPKELMVGMETADDAAVYKLNDEQALIATTDFFMPIVDDPYDFGRIAATNAISDVYAMGGTPIMALALVGMPIDKLPVEVIGKILLGGESICAEAGIPIAGGHTIDSVEPIYGLVVLGLVHPSKVKRNAGAKAGDKLILGKPIGVGILSAALKKGALDAAGYAALIDNTTKLNKPGRLLSELAGVNALTDVTGFGVLGHLLELARGAKLSAKLNMGLLPLLPQVQNLAEQGYITGASGRNWSGYGQDVKLADGITPVQRSLLTDPQTSGGLLVSCDPGAVEQVLELFRREGFADAAVIGEMTTGESGVQVLA, encoded by the coding sequence ATTGAACCAGCCATCAAACTGACTTCCTTTTCGCACGGCGGCGGCTGCGGCTGCAAGATCGCGCCCGGCGTGCTGGCGCAAATCCTCAAGAATTCGAATGGTTTTCCGGTGCCGAAGGAGTTGATGGTCGGCATGGAAACCGCTGACGACGCTGCGGTCTACAAGCTCAACGACGAACAGGCCTTGATCGCCACCACCGATTTCTTCATGCCGATCGTCGACGATCCCTATGATTTCGGCCGCATCGCCGCCACCAATGCCATTTCCGATGTCTACGCCATGGGCGGCACACCGATCATGGCGTTGGCGCTGGTTGGCATGCCGATCGATAAATTGCCGGTGGAGGTGATCGGAAAAATCCTGCTAGGCGGCGAATCGATCTGTGCCGAGGCGGGCATTCCGATTGCCGGCGGCCATACCATCGATTCGGTTGAGCCGATCTACGGACTGGTGGTGCTGGGCCTGGTACATCCATCCAAGGTCAAGCGCAATGCCGGTGCCAAGGCAGGCGACAAACTGATATTGGGCAAGCCGATCGGTGTCGGCATTTTATCAGCCGCGCTGAAGAAGGGCGCGCTGGATGCGGCCGGTTACGCGGCATTGATCGACAATACCACCAAGCTGAACAAGCCGGGCCGATTGCTGTCGGAACTGGCCGGAGTCAACGCATTGACCGACGTCACCGGCTTCGGCGTACTGGGGCATTTGCTGGAACTGGCGCGCGGCGCCAAATTGTCGGCCAAGCTCAACATGGGATTGCTACCTTTGCTGCCGCAGGTTCAGAATCTGGCCGAGCAGGGCTACATCACGGGCGCCTCCGGGCGTAACTGGAGCGGCTACGGCCAGGATGTGAAGCTGGCAGACGGTATCACGCCTGTACAACGCAGCCTGTTGACCGATCCGCAAACCTCGGGCGGTTTGCTGGTCTCCTGTGACCCTGGCGCGGTGGAGCAGGTGTTGGAGCTGTTCCGGCGCGAAGGCTTTGCCGATGCCGCCGTCATCGGCGAAATGACGACTGGCGAGAGCGGCGTGCAAGTGCTGGCTTGA
- a CDS encoding DUF2242 domain-containing protein codes for MSRMSRLLPALVGVSLVGVIAGCSTTKSAVYQGEEFSDTSTFSHDFASSGPATCEAVRRTLLSQGYIIKQAKADLVDGHKHFQPESDVHVEIEFHVVCAANDKQGKSTTVFVSATQDRYALKKTNNSASVGLSVLGSVSMPIGSTSDSLVKVASETIPAGQFYDRFFGLTEHYLGLDGGAPVVDFDDEPALPTKSATKTIEESRP; via the coding sequence ATGTCCAGGATGTCCAGGTTATTGCCCGCCTTAGTCGGTGTCTCGCTGGTGGGTGTCATCGCAGGTTGCTCGACCACAAAATCCGCGGTGTACCAGGGCGAAGAATTCAGCGACACCAGCACCTTCTCCCATGATTTTGCCAGCTCCGGGCCGGCAACCTGTGAGGCCGTGCGACGCACCCTGCTAAGTCAGGGCTACATCATCAAACAGGCAAAAGCGGATCTGGTGGACGGCCACAAGCACTTCCAGCCGGAAAGCGATGTGCACGTCGAAATCGAGTTCCATGTGGTGTGCGCCGCCAACGACAAACAAGGCAAAAGCACCACCGTGTTCGTCAGCGCCACGCAGGATCGCTACGCGTTAAAGAAAACCAACAACTCCGCCAGCGTAGGCTTGAGCGTGCTCGGATCGGTATCGATGCCGATCGGCAGCACATCGGATTCACTGGTGAAGGTTGCCAGCGAGACCATTCCTGCCGGTCAGTTCTATGATCGCTTCTTCGGCCTCACCGAACATTACCTCGGCCTGGACGGCGGCGCCCCTGTCGTCGATTTCGACGATGAACCGGCACTGCCTACCAAGTCGGCAACCAAAACTATCGAAGAATCACGCCCCTGA